In Fructilactobacillus cliffordii, a single genomic region encodes these proteins:
- the mprF gene encoding bifunctional lysylphosphatidylglycerol flippase/synthetase MprF produces the protein MKNFIKRVSDWFNRYLNVLKALFLIVMIVFVIYEGHNILQEINGHQMRASLASQSPMHLLILTVLGLLAVTPMLTYDFTIVEFLPGKFKPGYIIKSGWITNSFTNIAGFGGFLGASLRASFYSKNASKKQVLYAISKIALFLLAGLSTYCIVSLVMIYGFGVGHQDHRYWPFLLGGGIYFPVIFLFTRFNNSKFFADLTIKREIKLIIGSCLEWGSCGLFFIIIGMFMNLHIDFISVFPLFIAANVIGVISMLPGGLGTFDITMINGLAILGVSPTTATVWVLLYRVFYYFIPFGIGVVLFVQELLKRFNRFLDDIPANIVQRSSQIIVTCFMYFSGIMMILLATVPNVVLVNPLYFSLAPFSLYFLGQLSNVIVGCLLIGLARGVGARVQKAFWPTVIVLVFAIANTLWKEDFPLPLVIFLIFILICLWLARKGLYRKRLTYSWGALITDAGLFIATFGLYVLVGFVVGNHRHVRLTNAYLLPSQQTWVIGLIGFVIAICILYGLYRYLTYANLAWYDLPFDGERIKKLINQYSGNEVSHLVFLRDKKVYFYTEDGEDQIAFMYKQKANKLIIMGEPFGNQEKLEAAIDQFMIDVDNADLTLVFYEVSESLTMMLHDKGFDFIKAGEEGQVDLNDFTLVGKRHRGERALMHKFERDGYHFEILQPPFSDKLLSELKEISDEWLHGREEKGFSLGFFDPYYLNQAPIAVFRDEDQQIVAFANIMPTGDHKMTSIDLMRSSSNAPSGVMDGIFINLFQYSKDEGYQWFNLGMAPLANVGNSRFSFINEKIAHLIYEYGDAFYSFQGLRSYKQKYVDKWESKYFVYRKNNSLVFTMLQLLAVVNERPKQQ, from the coding sequence GTGAAAAATTTTATTAAACGAGTATCGGATTGGTTCAACCGTTATTTAAACGTGCTTAAGGCACTGTTTTTAATAGTGATGATAGTCTTCGTCATCTATGAAGGACATAACATCCTGCAAGAAATTAACGGACATCAGATGCGGGCGAGTTTGGCTTCTCAGTCACCCATGCATTTGCTAATCTTAACCGTGCTCGGTCTTTTGGCAGTCACGCCGATGTTGACCTACGATTTTACAATCGTTGAGTTCTTGCCAGGAAAGTTTAAACCTGGTTACATCATTAAGAGTGGCTGGATTACCAATAGTTTTACCAACATTGCCGGCTTTGGGGGCTTTTTAGGAGCAAGTTTACGGGCGAGTTTTTACAGTAAGAATGCGTCTAAGAAACAGGTGCTCTATGCAATTTCTAAGATTGCGCTGTTCTTACTAGCTGGATTATCCACTTATTGTATTGTGTCGTTAGTGATGATTTACGGGTTTGGCGTGGGTCATCAGGATCATCGTTACTGGCCATTTTTGCTAGGAGGAGGAATTTACTTCCCGGTGATCTTCCTGTTTACCCGCTTCAATAACTCGAAATTTTTTGCTGATCTGACGATTAAACGTGAAATTAAGTTAATCATCGGTTCCTGTTTGGAATGGGGCAGTTGTGGATTGTTCTTCATCATCATTGGGATGTTCATGAATCTACACATCGACTTTATCAGTGTCTTTCCGTTGTTCATTGCGGCGAACGTCATTGGGGTGATTTCAATGTTGCCCGGGGGACTGGGGACCTTTGATATCACGATGATTAATGGGTTAGCAATTTTGGGAGTTTCACCGACAACTGCAACCGTATGGGTCCTATTGTACCGGGTCTTTTACTACTTCATTCCGTTTGGAATTGGGGTCGTGTTGTTTGTCCAGGAATTATTGAAGCGGTTTAACCGATTCTTAGACGATATTCCGGCGAACATTGTGCAACGGTCGTCGCAGATTATCGTGACCTGTTTTATGTATTTCTCTGGGATCATGATGATTCTGTTGGCTACGGTGCCGAACGTGGTGCTGGTTAACCCGTTGTACTTTTCGCTGGCTCCCTTTAGTCTGTACTTCTTGGGGCAATTATCAAATGTGATTGTTGGTTGCCTTTTAATCGGACTAGCGCGCGGAGTTGGAGCCCGGGTGCAAAAAGCATTCTGGCCCACAGTGATTGTGTTAGTCTTTGCGATTGCGAATACTCTGTGGAAAGAAGATTTTCCGCTCCCACTGGTCATCTTTCTGATTTTTATCCTTATTTGCCTGTGGCTGGCCCGGAAAGGACTCTACCGAAAACGGCTAACCTACTCGTGGGGAGCGCTGATTACTGACGCCGGCTTATTCATTGCCACATTTGGACTTTATGTATTAGTCGGCTTTGTGGTTGGCAATCACCGCCACGTACGGTTAACGAACGCCTACCTCTTGCCGTCCCAACAAACCTGGGTGATCGGGTTGATTGGGTTTGTAATTGCCATCTGTATTCTCTATGGTCTGTATCGCTATTTAACCTACGCAAACCTAGCATGGTATGATCTACCGTTTGATGGGGAACGGATTAAAAAGCTGATCAATCAGTACAGTGGTAATGAAGTTAGTCACTTGGTTTTCCTGCGGGATAAAAAGGTGTACTTCTATACAGAAGACGGCGAAGATCAAATCGCGTTTATGTATAAACAAAAAGCGAATAAGCTGATTATCATGGGGGAACCCTTTGGAAATCAGGAGAAACTAGAGGCAGCAATTGACCAGTTCATGATTGATGTTGATAACGCGGATCTGACCCTCGTCTTCTACGAAGTCAGTGAATCGTTGACGATGATGCTACACGATAAAGGTTTTGACTTTATCAAGGCCGGTGAAGAAGGTCAAGTTGATCTGAACGACTTTACCTTAGTCGGAAAACGGCACCGTGGGGAACGGGCTCTGATGCACAAGTTTGAACGTGATGGATACCACTTTGAGATTCTACAACCACCGTTCAGTGATAAACTGCTGAGTGAGTTGAAGGAAATTTCTGACGAGTGGTTGCACGGTCGCGAAGAAAAGGGTTTCTCGCTCGGGTTCTTTGATCCGTACTACCTGAACCAGGCGCCGATTGCGGTCTTTCGAGATGAAGACCAACAAATTGTGGCCTTTGCCAACATCATGCCGACGGGGGATCATAAGATGACCTCGATTGACTTGATGCGCTCTAGTTCAAACGCACCATCAGGAGTAATGGACGGGATTTTCATTAACCTGTTCCAATACTCAAAGGACGAGGGCTATCAATGGTTTAATCTAGGGATGGCTCCGTTAGCCAACGTGGGAAATTCCCGCTTTAGTTTCATTAACGAAAAGATTGCTCACCTGATCTACGAATATGGGGACGCATTCTATAGTTTTCAAGGATTGCGTTCGTACAAGCAAAAATACGTGGATAAGTGGGAATCGAAGTACTTTGTGTACCGGAAGAATAACTCACTGGTCTTCACGATGCTCCAGTTATTAGCGGTTGTGAACGAACGACCAAAGCAACAATAA
- the rplL gene encoding 50S ribosomal protein L7/L12: protein MAFDKDAIISQLKDASITDLNDLVKAIEEEFDVSAAAPVAAAGAAGGDAGAKSTFDVELTSGGAGKIKVIKEIKNITGLGLKESKAMVDDAPSIVKEGLSEDEANDIKDKLEAQGATVTLK, encoded by the coding sequence ATGGCTTTTGATAAAGATGCAATTATTTCACAATTAAAAGATGCTTCTATTACTGATTTAAACGATTTGGTAAAAGCAATCGAAGAAGAATTTGATGTTTCAGCTGCTGCTCCAGTTGCTGCTGCCGGTGCTGCTGGTGGTGACGCTGGTGCCAAATCAACGTTCGACGTTGAATTAACTTCTGGTGGTGCTGGTAAGATTAAAGTTATCAAGGAAATTAAAAACATCACTGGTCTTGGTTTGAAAGAATCTAAGGCAATGGTTGATGACGCTCCATCAATCGTTAAGGAAGGTCTTTCAGAAGACGAAGCTAACGATATTAAAGACAAACTTGAAGCTCAAGGCGCTACTGTTACCCTTAAGTAG
- the rplJ gene encoding 50S ribosomal protein L10 produces MPKKEVIDAKAKKVTEVADDFKEAVSAIVVNSRGLTVAQDTELRKELRDNGVKLMVIKNKILERAADESGHADLKEVFNGPSAVAFSHEDPIAPAKILKKFAEDNDALEIKGGIIEGEVASLDKINEFATLPSREELLATLASMLQSPIRNVAYAVKAVAESKSDDDDAA; encoded by the coding sequence ATGCCAAAGAAAGAAGTTATTGATGCAAAAGCAAAGAAGGTAACTGAAGTTGCTGATGATTTTAAAGAAGCCGTTTCAGCTATCGTAGTTAACTCACGTGGGTTAACGGTTGCTCAAGACACTGAATTACGGAAAGAATTACGTGATAACGGTGTAAAGTTGATGGTAATCAAGAACAAGATTTTGGAACGGGCTGCTGACGAAAGTGGTCACGCTGACCTGAAGGAAGTATTCAATGGTCCTAGTGCGGTTGCCTTTTCTCACGAAGATCCAATTGCTCCCGCTAAAATTTTGAAGAAGTTCGCTGAAGATAACGACGCCTTAGAAATTAAGGGTGGAATTATCGAAGGTGAAGTTGCTTCCCTTGATAAGATTAACGAGTTTGCTACGTTACCGAGCCGTGAAGAATTACTTGCTACTCTTGCAAGTATGTTACAATCACCAATCCGTAACGTTGCCTACGCTGTAAAGGCTGTGGCTGAAAGCAAATCAGACGACGATGACGCCGCATAA
- the rplA gene encoding 50S ribosomal protein L1: MARTRGKKYRAAVEQIDKSKAYPVDEAVKLVQKLDTANFDDSIEAVIKLNVDTKQADQQLRGAVVLPNGTGKDQTVVVFAKGDKAKEAEAAGADVVGEDDLAQRIMDGWLDFDVAISTPDMMAQVGRLGRVLGPKGLMPNPKTGTVTMDVEKAVKDAKAGQVTYRTDRDGNIAVAIGKASFDADKLVENFKTVEDILVKNRPSSVKGTYIQNISVSSTFGPGVKVSPESF; the protein is encoded by the coding sequence ATGGCTCGTACAAGAGGGAAAAAATACAGAGCAGCTGTTGAACAAATCGACAAGAGTAAAGCTTACCCAGTCGATGAAGCAGTCAAGCTCGTGCAAAAATTAGACACTGCTAACTTTGATGACTCCATCGAAGCAGTTATCAAGTTAAACGTTGACACGAAACAAGCTGATCAACAGTTACGGGGTGCCGTAGTGCTTCCTAACGGAACTGGTAAAGATCAAACGGTAGTTGTGTTCGCCAAGGGTGACAAGGCTAAGGAAGCAGAAGCTGCCGGTGCTGACGTCGTTGGTGAAGATGACTTAGCCCAACGGATTATGGATGGTTGGCTAGACTTTGACGTTGCCATTTCCACGCCTGACATGATGGCTCAAGTGGGTCGTTTAGGTCGGGTCTTAGGACCAAAGGGCTTAATGCCTAACCCTAAGACGGGAACGGTTACGATGGACGTTGAAAAGGCCGTTAAAGACGCTAAAGCTGGTCAAGTTACCTACCGGACTGACCGGGACGGAAACATTGCCGTTGCGATTGGTAAGGCATCATTTGACGCCGACAAGTTAGTCGAAAACTTTAAGACAGTTGAAGATATTTTGGTTAAGAACCGTCCTTCTTCAGTGAAGGGAACTTACATCCAAAACATCTCCGTTTCATCTACATTTGGTCCAGGTGTGAAGGTTTCTCCTGAATCATTCTAA
- the rplK gene encoding 50S ribosomal protein L11, with protein MAKKVADIVKLQIAAGKATPAPPVGPALGQAGVNIMEFTKDFNARTADQAGMLIPVVITVYEDHTFEFVTKTPPAAVLLKKAAGVESGSGEPNTKKVASVTKDQVKEIAETKMQDLNAADVEAAMRMIEGTARSMGFTVEG; from the coding sequence GTGGCTAAAAAAGTAGCTGATATTGTTAAGTTACAAATTGCAGCGGGTAAAGCAACACCTGCTCCTCCAGTTGGACCTGCATTGGGTCAAGCTGGAGTAAACATCATGGAATTTACAAAGGATTTCAACGCTCGGACTGCTGATCAAGCAGGAATGTTGATTCCAGTTGTAATTACGGTATACGAAGATCACACGTTTGAATTCGTTACCAAAACTCCACCAGCCGCAGTGCTCTTAAAGAAAGCTGCTGGTGTGGAATCTGGTTCTGGTGAACCCAACACAAAGAAGGTTGCTAGTGTTACTAAAGACCAAGTGAAGGAAATTGCCGAAACCAAAATGCAAGATCTAAACGCTGCTGACGTTGAAGCAGCAATGCGTATGATCGAAGGTACTGCACGCAGTATGGGATTCACCGTTGAAGGTTAA
- the nusG gene encoding transcription termination/antitermination protein NusG yields the protein MVESAEKQWYVLHTYSGYENKVKENLESRRDSMGMQDYIFDVVVPEMETHEVKNGQEKVVMDKTFPGYVLVQMVMTDRAWYVVRNTPGVTGFIGSHGQGSKPNPLLPEEVERVMASLGVKEPVKPLDSEVGDTVTIVEGAFKGLSGKITSIDNEKGKLKVNIDMFGRETATELDFNQVKPITLE from the coding sequence ATGGTAGAATCAGCAGAAAAACAATGGTACGTTTTACACACTTACTCTGGTTACGAAAACAAAGTTAAGGAAAACCTGGAATCACGGCGCGATTCCATGGGGATGCAGGACTACATTTTTGACGTTGTGGTGCCCGAAATGGAAACGCACGAAGTTAAAAACGGGCAGGAAAAAGTGGTTATGGATAAGACTTTCCCTGGTTACGTATTAGTTCAAATGGTCATGACTGACCGGGCTTGGTACGTGGTTCGGAACACACCGGGAGTGACCGGATTTATTGGTTCTCACGGTCAGGGATCCAAACCGAACCCGCTCTTACCAGAAGAGGTGGAACGCGTGATGGCGAGCCTCGGGGTTAAGGAACCCGTTAAACCGCTAGACAGCGAAGTTGGTGATACGGTGACCATCGTCGAAGGGGCTTTCAAGGGATTGTCTGGCAAGATTACTAGTATTGATAACGAAAAAGGCAAACTCAAAGTTAACATTGATATGTTTGGACGCGAAACTGCTACCGAACTGGACTTTAATCAGGTTAAACCCATTACCTTAGAATAA